Part of the Thermanaerothrix sp. genome is shown below.
TCCTGCCTGCCTCCGTAGTTAAGACAGACCACCACGGTTATGTCAGTACAATCCCGGGTCTCGTGTTCCCCGTATTCCACTATCCTCTGGAGGTCCTTGGGTAAATCTTGAATCCGCCCCGCAAACAAAAGGCGTCCTCCCTCGGATTTAAGCTTTTTTACCTTTAATTTAACGTAATAGCGGAACAAACCCATAAGTCCGGAAACCTCTCCAGGGTCCCGCCTCCAATTCTCGGTGGAAAAGGCATAGAGGGATATGTACTTTACACCCATGTCCTTAGCCGCCCTTACCACCTCCTCTACCCTTTTAACCCCAGCGTGATGCCCCATAATCCTCGGCAAACCCCGTTCCCTTGCCCACCTGCCATTGCCATCCATGACTATTCCAACGTGAGTTGGAATCCTATGGCTAAGTTCCTCTGGTATTGAAAGATCAGACATTCTAACGATCCCTTCCCATCAGGCGATCCCACCTGGCCTTCACCTCTTGTATGTCCTGCCAGGTCAAATGCTTAGGGCCTCCGGCCTTGTTGGAGGGGTTCCTAAGCAGATAGCTGGGGTGAAACATGGGCATCACCGGAATACCCCTCCACTCATACCAACGGCCTCGGAGCTTTGATATGCCCTCCTGAGTTTTAAGCACCCATTTAGTGGGGGTGCTCCCCAGCAAAACCAAAAGCTTGGGGCGAACCAACATAAGCTGCGAGTTAAGGTATGTATCGCAGGCCATCATCTCTTCATAGGTCGGCACCCTATTGCCCGGGGGGCGGCACTTTACCACGTTCGTTATATACACACCATTTCGATCTATCCCTGCGGCGGTGAGTATCTGGGTAAGCAACTGGCCCGCCCGTCCCACAAAGGGTCTGCCCTGTTCATCTTCATCCGCACCAGGACCTTCCCCGATGAACATAAGCCCCCCCTCCAAGCTCCCTTCCCCAAAGACCACCTTTGTCCTGGTGGGACAAAGACCGCAACGATCACACTCTTCGGCTCTCTTGCGTACTTCTTCCAGCATGAACCTCCTGGCGTCAAGGCTAAGTGGTTCATCCAAAGACGGAAATGTCATTTTTAAAAACACACCTCGCTGACGCTCAAATCGAACTGAGATATCTCTATCCCCGTAAAATAACGCACCCCCAATACGACCCTCCGCCTGACCTGAGACATTACATCAAGAAACGTTTTCTCTCCAACTCTCATGCCAAGGTCAAGCTGAACCGCTACGCCTTCGTCGTTGGGTTTAACCTTCACCTGTAAAACCTTTTCAACCTGGGGGGTTAAAAGGGCTATGTGGGTTATCATCTCCCCCACCGCCTGGGGTTCTATGTGAAGAGCTCCTATGAAATTAAACGGAGGACGTACGATGGTCTTCTCCCCGTCATAGGAACCCTCCTTTGGACGCCATAGCACCTTCAGCCTTCCTACTAGCTTACCCGCAAAGTTCTTCCTTACCTGAACGTGGGACACCGGTATAACATGTTGCCCCTTCCCCTTGCGTTCCCTCTTGGCCTTGGCTATCTCTTCAGGAGTAGAAACCTCCTCTATCCTTATCACCCTCTCGGGTTTTCTAAGCCCCAGGCGTGACGCCACCTTAAAAGCCATGCCATCGGAGGTGGCTATTATCATCACCGAACTGGCAGATGCCTTTGCAAAGAAACTAGATACCGCATTTCTATGATCCTCGAACTCAAACATGGCTCTCCTTATGGCCCGAACCTGATTCCGCTCCGCCTTGGCGCTCTTGCCGCACACTATTTGCCCCCGTCTTATTACCAATCCATCATCTATTATGTACTCTGCTCCAATGCTGGCGGCCACCATCTGAGCTCGCTGGCTCTTGCCGGTACCAGCAGGCCCCACAAAGGCAAACACGCGGTGCAACGGTCTGTTGTCAACTACCTCCAAGCCTTACCCCCCTAAGCGCCTTAGAACCCTATCAAACTCCTTAAGAAACCTATCGTTCTCCTCCGGCAGCCCAACGGTAACCCGTATGGTGCCCTCAAGTCCAAGGTCCTCACCGTTTCTTACTATGACCCCCTTGGCGAGGAGGGCCTCATAAACGTCATCGGAACGGCTTAGATTGACCAACAAAAAGTTAGCGTGCGTATTATGAGCCCTTACCCCCATGCTACACAGAACCCGGTACATGCGATCCCTCTCCAGTACCGTTCTGTCTCTGACGGAGGATATGTGATCCTGACACTTGAGTGCCGCGATGGCAGCCCTCTGTCCTATGGCATTGACGGAAAATACCCTTCTGACCTTCCCAAAGGCTGCCGCTATGGGCTTAGGCGCTATGGCGTAACCAACCCTAAGGCCAGCCAAACCGTAAATCTTGGAGAATGTTCTAAGTATCACCACGTTGCTAAGTTGCCTGAAAAGCTCCACCCCGCAAAGATAACGTGGGTCAGTCACGTACTCCGCGTAAGCCTCATCCACCACCAGTAATATCTTCCGCTCTTCCAGCCGTACAGCCAAATTTAAAAGATCTTGGCGTTCTACGATATTACCGGTTGGATTGTTGGGATTGCAGATCACCACAGCCTTAGTCCTCTCCCCACAGGCCGATATGACTCGGTCGACCGGCAGGGAGAAATCCTCCAAAAGGGGCACAAAATCACACTCCCCCCCAGCGGCCGCAACGCTGAGGGCATATACGGGATAGGTGGGCTGTGGAATTACCACCCTATCACCCACCTCTATCAAGGCTTGAAAAAGGGTACACAGAACCCCCTCGGTACCCCCTCCAACAACAACCTCCGCAGGAGATACACCTAAATGCTCTGATAGGGCCCGCTTAAGGTGGTAGGCCTCCGGATCGGGATAGCGCTGGACCTCACCGGTGGCCTTGACAATCGCCTGCGTTACGGCCTCCGGGAGTGGCCATGGGTTTTCGTTGGAGCATAACCTTACCGCATCGCTGAGTCCATAGATCCGCTTGATCTCATCGACGGGCTTGCCAGGCTTGTACTGGTTAACTGACCGCAGGTAGCTCCTAGGAAGCTCATCCATCCAGGACACCTTTACACCCCCCCGTGCACACCATGATTTTAATTTAATGATCCCTGTTAACCGATGGGAACGGCTAATCTCCCCTGGTGACTATTACCCTGCCCCCAAGGGCCCGTAGCTTTTCAACTATACCCTCATAGCCTCTCCATATATGTTCTAGGTCGCAAACTATCGTCTCATCCTCCGCCGCAAGGCCCATTAGCACCAACGCAGCGCCAGCCCTGAGATCAGAAGCGTGAACCTCCGCCCCGAAAAGCTTATTAACACCTGCAACGATTGCGGTGTTGCCCTGTAAATCTATCCTGGCTCCCATTCTCTTAAACTCACTTACGTGCAAAAAGCGGGATTCAAAAACGCTTTCGTGTATCACGCTGGTACCATTGGCTAGGCACATTGTGGCCATCATCTGGGGTTGAAGGTCCGTGGGGAAGCCCGGGTACGGAAGGGTCTTCAACGAAACAGCTCGGTACCGGCTAGGATATACCGTAACCGCATCGCTTCGAATTTCTATCTCCACCCCCGCCTCTTCAAGCTTGGAACATAGGGAGTCTATGTGTTCAGGTATCACATCCCTGACGGTCACCTTCCCTCGTGTTATAACCCCAGCTAAGAGGTAGGTGCTAGCCTCTATCCTATCGGGGATGACACTTACTTTCGCGTCACCTAGATCTCTGGTACCCCTTATTCTTATGGTGCCAGAGCCCTCACCCTCAATAAATGCCCCCATGGCCCTCAGGGCATGGGCAAGGTTTACCACCTCCGGCTCCCTTGCGGCGTTCTCCAAGATAGTCTCTCCCTCAACCAGGGATGCGGCCATCATGAGGTTTTCCGTGGCCCCCACTGAGGGGAAATCAAAATATATCCTGGCGGGCTTAAGGCCCGACGACCTACCGTGGAAAGCCCCCTGAACCAGTTCAAAGGTGGTTCCCATCTTGGATAGGCCCCTTATATGAAAATCTATGGGTCGGCTCCCTATGGCACACCCCCCCGGCAAGGGTAACACCGCCCTGCCACATCTGGCTATCAGGGGTCCTAGCACCAAGGAAGAGGCCCTCATCTTGCGAACAAGAGAAGGGGGAGTTTCCCAGCCTATCTCTTCCGGTACATCCAACGTCATCTTATGATCCCTGAATTCCACCTTAACCCCCAGGTGGCTCAGGAGATCCGCCATCGTATGTATATCGTGCAGGTCTGGTACCCTATCTATGGTGAGCCTCTTTCCCTTGAGCAACAACGAGGCCGCCATGATAGGCAGTGCGGCGTTCTTAGCTCCCTGAGCAGTAAGCACCCCGTTTAAGGGGACTCCACCTTTTATAACCAGTTTTTCCTTTTCCACCCCGCAAGGGAGATCCTTTTCTTTCATGACCTTAATTTGACCCCCAATTTTTTTCTGTCAAAAATCCAGTTTTCATTAAACAGCTGGCACAAAGAGGACTTTAAATCTAATCGCCAACGAACTCGCT
Proteins encoded:
- a CDS encoding uracil-DNA glycosylase; protein product: MDEPLSLDARRFMLEEVRKRAEECDRCGLCPTRTKVVFGEGSLEGGLMFIGEGPGADEDEQGRPFVGRAGQLLTQILTAAGIDRNGVYITNVVKCRPPGNRVPTYEEMMACDTYLNSQLMLVRPKLLVLLGSTPTKWVLKTQEGISKLRGRWYEWRGIPVMPMFHPSYLLRNPSNKAGGPKHLTWQDIQEVKARWDRLMGRDR
- the uppS gene encoding polyprenyl diphosphate synthase, whose translation is MSDLSIPEELSHRIPTHVGIVMDGNGRWARERGLPRIMGHHAGVKRVEEVVRAAKDMGVKYISLYAFSTENWRRDPGEVSGLMGLFRYYVKLKVKKLKSEGGRLLFAGRIQDLPKDLQRIVEYGEHETRDCTDITVVVCLNYGGRQEIIDAINRAWAAGIEVVDEDVLRRFLYLPDLPDPDLIVRTSGELRISNFWLFQCAYSEFVFSPKYWPDFGAQDLREAILDYARRDRRYGGIKGQ
- the murA gene encoding UDP-N-acetylglucosamine 1-carboxyvinyltransferase — its product is MEKEKLVIKGGVPLNGVLTAQGAKNAALPIMAASLLLKGKRLTIDRVPDLHDIHTMADLLSHLGVKVEFRDHKMTLDVPEEIGWETPPSLVRKMRASSLVLGPLIARCGRAVLPLPGGCAIGSRPIDFHIRGLSKMGTTFELVQGAFHGRSSGLKPARIYFDFPSVGATENLMMAASLVEGETILENAAREPEVVNLAHALRAMGAFIEGEGSGTIRIRGTRDLGDAKVSVIPDRIEASTYLLAGVITRGKVTVRDVIPEHIDSLCSKLEEAGVEIEIRSDAVTVYPSRYRAVSLKTLPYPGFPTDLQPQMMATMCLANGTSVIHESVFESRFLHVSEFKRMGARIDLQGNTAIVAGVNKLFGAEVHASDLRAGAALVLMGLAAEDETIVCDLEHIWRGYEGIVEKLRALGGRVIVTRGD
- the hisC gene encoding histidinol-phosphate transaminase, whose translation is MDELPRSYLRSVNQYKPGKPVDEIKRIYGLSDAVRLCSNENPWPLPEAVTQAIVKATGEVQRYPDPEAYHLKRALSEHLGVSPAEVVVGGGTEGVLCTLFQALIEVGDRVVIPQPTYPVYALSVAAAGGECDFVPLLEDFSLPVDRVISACGERTKAVVICNPNNPTGNIVERQDLLNLAVRLEERKILLVVDEAYAEYVTDPRYLCGVELFRQLSNVVILRTFSKIYGLAGLRVGYAIAPKPIAAAFGKVRRVFSVNAIGQRAAIAALKCQDHISSVRDRTVLERDRMYRVLCSMGVRAHNTHANFLLVNLSRSDDVYEALLAKGVIVRNGEDLGLEGTIRVTVGLPEENDRFLKEFDRVLRRLGG